GTTGTACCAGTCCCTGATCTGCTGCCGGTCCAGTCCTTCCAGCTCGGGGGTGAATACCTCATCCAGATCATCCTCGGTATAACCGCAAATGGCCGAGTAGCGCCGGTCGATGGTGATGTCTTTGATGTTATTCAGCCCGGAGAAGATGCTGACTTTGCTGAACTTGGACACGCCGGTGATGAAGGCGAATTTGATCTGGGCGTCGTTGTCCTTGATCACCGAGTAGAAATTACGCAGGCCATCGCGCATCTCCCGAGCCAACTCGGGCTGGGTCAGGTTATCGACAATGGGCTTGTCGTACTCATCCACCAGAATCACTACGCGCTGACCGTATTTTTGCTCGGCGCTTTGGATCAGCTCGGCAAAACAGCCCGGAGCGGTGGGTTGGCGGCAGCTGATGCCCAGCCTGGCCTGGTTGATGTCGAGCAATTCGCGGAACTTGGCCTCCAGCTGCGCCCGATCGCGCATCAGGCCACCACCAAAGCTCAGGCGAATAACGGGATACTTGATGCCCCAATCCCAGTGCTCATGGGCATAGAGACCCCGAAACAGGGGCTCGTTGGCCTGAAACAGCTCGGCCAGGGTATCGAGAAAAAGGGATTTGCCAAAGCGGCGCGGGCGGGAGAGGAAGTAGTATTTGCCCTCATCGATCAGCCTCAGGGCATAGGCGGTTTTGTCCACATAGTAATGATCCTCCTCGCGCATCTCGCGCAGGTTGGCAATGCCGGTGGGGAGTTTCTTGCGTTTCATGCCACCATGATAGCACCGCACAGGGCGCTCCGCGCCTGCCGCTGGGCCTATCCGTCTGGCTCAGCGCCCCATTGTAAGGGCAAGGCGCGTCCTATGCCGAGAATTCAGGGTGAGGGCTTGTCGCTCAGATTCAGAAAGGCTACAGCACCGTTGGGGATCATGCTGGTGGGTAGCAACGCAATCAGCACTACCCTGCCAAGGTCGCCCGGCAAAGCCGGCCTCCCACCCAAGACCGCGCACGGTCAACCAAGCCGAGATCATGGCCGTTGAACAGCATGGGGCTGCCGAGTCCTGAGCTTGCCGAAGGGCCAGTCGAAGGGCGGAATCCGGGATTGCCGTTAGACATGGCCACACCTGCCCCATTGCACCTCCGAGCCAGCGCTCGGAGCTCCCAGGATGAGGGGCAAACCCCCGTGTTGTTTCACAGTAGAAATGTTTCATATGCCGGGCTATCGCTGCCTACCCTATGATCGTTAAGATCAGACATCCAACCGAGAATTGAGACAGTGACCAAGCAAGCGATCATTTTTCCGGGGCAAGGCGCTCAGCACAAGGGCATGGGTGAGGCCTTGTTTACCGCCTTTCCAGACCTGGTCGCGGTGGCGGACCGGGTGCTGGGCTACTCCATCAGGCAGCTTTGCCTGCAGGATGCCGATGACCTGCTGGGCCAGACGCGCTACACCCAGCCGGCCTTGTTTGTGGTCAATGCCCTGGCCTACCGGCAGCATCTGGCTAGCGGTGCCGCGCCGCCGGACTATCTGGCGGGGCATAGCCTGGGGGAGTACAGCGCCCTGTTTGCCGCTGGCGTGTTTGATTTTGCAACCGGTCTGCAACTGGTGGCCAAGCGGGGTGAGTTGATGTCCCAGGCGGTCGGCGGCGGCATGGCGGTGGTGCTGGGCCTGACCGAGGCGCAGGTGCAGGCCGTCATCGGTGAGTGCGCCCCGCTGCGGCTGGAGCTGGCCAATTACAACAGCCCGACGCAATTTGTCCTGGCCGGCCCCCGGCAGGATGTGCTCCAGGCACAGGCGCTGTTTCTGCAGCGGGGTGCCTCCCTGTACCGGGTGCTCAACGTCAGCGGGGCCTTCCACAGCTCTCTGATGGACGCAGCGCGTACCGAGTTCGAGGCCTATATCCGTAACTTCAGCCTGGCACCACCACGCATCCCGGTCATATCCAACCTCCAGGCGCGGCCCTATCCGGCAGAGCGCCTGGCCGAGACCCTGGCGGCGCAGATCAACAGCCCGGTGCGCTGGGCCGACTCCATGCGCTATCTGCTGGGCGAGTCGGTGGGGCAGTTCATCGAGCTGGGGCCGGGCAAGGTATTGACCCGCCTGATGGATGCAATCCAGCGCGAGGCCGCGACCGTGCCTCAGACAGCTGCCCCACAGCAGGCCGCGCCGAACGGCCCGAGCGGGCGGATCAGCGCCGCCAGCCTGGGCAGCCCGGCGTTCAAGGCCGACTACCGGCTGGATTACGCCTACGTGGTCGGCGGCATGTATCAGGGGGTGGCCTCCAAGGAGCTGGTGGCCGATGTCGCCAAGTCCGGCATGTTGGCCTTCTTCGGTACCGGCGGACTGCCGCCCCAGACCATTGAGGAGGCGGTGATCCATCTGCAACGGGAGCTGGCTGGACGCACCTTTGGCGTCAATCTGCTGTGCAACGCCGCCGAGGAAGCGGTGGTGGACATACTGCTGCGCCATAGGGTCAGATGTGTGGAGGCGGCGGCCTTCATCCAGATGACCCCGGCCCTGGTCAAATACCGCCTACTGGGCCTGCGCCGCGATGCCCGGGGCGAGACGGTGTCGGATCACCTGGTGCTGGCGAAGCTGTCCCGCTCCGAGGTGGCGACCCATTTCCTCTCACCGGCCCCGGAGCCGCTGGTCAGACAGCTGCTGGCACGGGGCGAGATCAGCGCCGAGCAGGCCGAACTGGCGGCCCACTACCCCATGGCGGACCATATCTGCGCCGAGGCCGACTCGGCAGGGCATACGGATCAGGCAAACATCTATGCCCTATTGCCCAGCATTTGTCGTCTGCGCGACCGCATGGTTGCGGAAAAGGGCTATAGTCGCACCATCTGCGTGGGCGCGGCCGGGGGCATAGGCACCCCGGAGGCAGCGGCGGCGGCCTTCATCCTGGGGGCGGACTTCATCCTCACCGGCTCGATCAATCAATGCACCCTGGAGGCCGCCACCAGCGAACTGGTTAAGGATCTGCTGCAACAGGCCAATGTGCAGGATACCGATTACGCCCCGGCGGGGGATATGTTCGAGCTGGGCGCCAAGGTGCAGGTCCTGCGCCGGGGCGTCTTCTTTCCGGCGCGAGCGAACAAGCTGTACGCCCTCTATCGGCACCATGAGTCCCTCGACGAGATCGCCCCCAAGACCCGCGAGCAGATCGAGCAAGGTTACTTCAAGATCAGTTTTGCCGAGATCTATGAGCAGCTCAAAGGGGTCTATCCGGCCGAGGAAATCCGCCGCGCCGAGGAGAACCCCAAGCATAAGATGGCGCTGGTGTTCGGCTGGTATTTCTGGGCCAGCTCGCGCTTCGCCCTGCAAGGGGTGACTGAGCGCAAGGTGGATTTTCAGATACACTGTGGCCCGGCCATGGGAGCCTTCAACCAATGGGTCAAGGGCAGCGAGCTGGAGCCCTGGCGCAAGCGCCATGCCGGGGACATCGGCAGGCGCATCATGGCAGGGGCCGCCGAGGTGCTCAACCAGCGGTATCAGGCATTTATCTAACGGACGTGGGGCGGATGGCCTCACCCGGAACATCAGGCCTGGGGTTGTCAAATCCGGGTGCCCCTCAAAGTACCCCCAGAAATACCACCAGTTTTGAGGGCAACAACGGGGTTTCTTGGGGATCAATGATGGACGATAGACAAAAAAACCATCTTTTACAATGGCTTAGTGGTTGTTTGGGGGTGGGTGAAAGTGTGAACTGGAGCGGGTAGCGGGAGTCGAACCCGCCTCTCTGGCTTGGGAAGCCAGGGTAATACCGATATACGATACCCGCTGGGGAGAGGTTGTGCAGAGAGTGCGAATTCTAGGCCATGGCGGATTTTATCGCCAGCCCTTGTTGCGCGGCCGACGTGCGGCCTGCTGCTACAATGGCGACTTTTTGGAGGTCTTGGCATGAACATTGTGCTCAACGGCGAGGCGTTGGAGGTCGAGGCAGGCAGCAGCCTGGCGCAGTTGGTGGAGGCCCAGGGCCTGACTGGCAAGCGCATTGCGGTGGAGGTGAACGCTCAGCTGGTGACGCGCAGCGAGCATGTCGGCTATCAGCTGCAGGAGGCCGACCGGGTGGAGATAGTGCAGGCCATAGGTGGTGGTTGAATGGCATCCGGGGTTGTAGAATCGCCTGCCCGCCAAGCGTTACGCTTCGGCCTCCAGCCCGGTGGATGGCCTGTTTTTTCAGTGATGCCCTGGCATGCGCTAGGAGTCTGTCGGGTTTAGGTGCCCGTAGCGAGCAAGGTGGGAGAACGAGAACAAATTTTCACGATTTTGAGGCGCTGAGTTTCCCTACGCAACGAAAAATCGGGGCCAATGTTCAAAACAATTCCGGGCCGTTCTTCCCACCGGCGCAGTAGGAGCATCCTAAATCCGACAGGCTCCTAGCCCCAAGGGCGCCGCTCTACCGGCTGGGTCTCACGCATGCCTGGCCGAGTCCCTGTTCTGGACACCGGCGGCCCTGCTGCCTGGGCCGGGTATCCGCTGGACCCAGATCGATACGGATTGCGCCCGGGTCGGCCTGACCTACCAGGGTATGGAGCAGTCGGTGGATATCCGGGTAGCGGCCGATGGCCAGCCGACCGAGGTCTCTTTTCAGCGCTGGAGCAATGCCAACCCGGAAAAAACCATCGCCTACAGCCCGTTGCTGGCTACCTGTCCCAATTCGACGACTTCGCCGGCCGCGCCACGTGGAAGCGGGCAATCGTTTTGCCAGCGCGGAATACTTCCCCTTCTTTGTTGCCGAGGTCGGTGCTGTCCGCTTTCTTCCGAACCCCCAACAGGCCGCGTGCCGTTGATTCCGTTTGCGGTAGAATGAAACGCTGTTTTGGGTGTTGCCTGGCGTGACCGGAGGCCTGGATTGAAAACCGCTATTGCTGTTCGTCATCTGTGTTTTGAGGACCTGGGTTCCTTTGCCGCCGTGCTGGCCGAGCGGGGTATTGCCCTGCGTTATCTGCAGGCGGGGGTGGATGATCTGTCCACGCTGGACCCGACGGCGGCCGATGTGCTCTTGCTACTGGGTGGGCCCATAGGTGCCTGTGATGAGCAAGACTATCCCTTTCTGAACGATGAATTGCGTCTGCTGCAGGGCCGTCTGAAGGCAGGGCGGGCCACCCTGGGCATCTGTTTGGGGGCGCAGTTGATGGCCCGTGCCCTGGGGGCCAGGGTCTATCCCGGTGTGGCCAAGGAGATCGGTTGGGGGCCGCTGCAGCTGACCGATGCCGGTTGTTCCTCGCCACTGATGCATCTGGATGCGGCGCGGACGTCCATGCTGCACTGGCACGGCGATACCTTTGACCTGCCCGAAGGGGCCAGCTTGCTGGCCTCTACCGATCTGTGCCGGAATCAGGCCTTCTCCTGGGGCGACAAGGCCTTGGCGTTGCAGTGTCATCCAGAGGCGGCCTGGGCGCAGATGGAGCCCTGGTTCATCGGTCATAGCGTGGAACTGGCGGCGGCCGGGCTGTCCATTCCTCAGTTGCGTGCAGACAGCGCCCGCCATGGACCCAGGCTGGAGGCGCAGGGGCGGCGCTTTTTTGCCGAATGGCTGGAGGGACTGGGTCTCTGAGGATGAACGTCTTTGTCCTTAATAGCGGCCGCTGCGGCTCCACCAGCTTTATCCGCGCCTGTGCCCATATCCGGAATTTCAGCGCCGCCCATGAGAGCCGCCTGGGTCTGGTCGGCGCGGCGCGGCTGGCCTATCCGGAGCGACATATCGAGGCGGACAACCGGCTCAGCTGGCTGCTGGGGCGGCTGGATCAACGTTATGGCGACCGCGCCTTTTATGTGCATCTGAGCCGTGAGCCGGAGGCGACCATCGCCAGCTTTGCGCGGCGGCGGGAGTTTGGCATCATGCGGGCCTACCGGGAGGGAATACTGCTGGGTGGGCATGAGGGCCAGACCGATACCGAGTTGGCGGCGGATTATCTGCACACGGTGGAGAGCAATATCCGTTTCTTTCTGCAGGACAAGAGCCAGCAGATGGCCTTTCGGCTGGAGCGGGCGGAGCAGGATTTTCGCCGCTTTTGGGACTGGATCGGGGCCGAGGGTGAGCTTGCCCCCGCCCTGGCCGAATGGCGGATCAAACATAACGCCAGCGGCCTGTCTTCTGACCCCTGATGGGATAGCCATGCATGAACCCCAGGCCTCTGGCCTTTCGCGTGATGATCTTGACGGCCTGATCGCCTGCCCCTATTGCGACCTGCTGCACCGGGTCGAGCCCCTGGAGCGGCATCGGCTGGCGCGTTGTTGTCAGTGCGGCGCGGCCCTCTACCAGGGCGGGCCGCTGCAGCTGGACAAGCTCATGGCCTGGTCGGTGACGGCGCTGGTGCTGTTGATCATCGCCAACAGCTTTCCCATCCTCAGGCTGTCCGCTGCCGGACGCGAGGCGGAGGTGAGCTTCTTCGAGGCGGTGCTCGGCTTTGCCGACCGGGAGATGTGGCTGCTGGCGCTGGTGGTGTTTCTCACCAGCATGGCCATACCCCTGTTTCGCATCGGCAGCCTGATGCTGGTGATTGCCCTGGCCTGGCTGGGACGGTTGCGCCCCGGCCGTCTGGCCCATCTGCTGCGCTGGCATGGCGAGCTGGGCCCCTGGAGCATGTTGGAGATCTACCTGCTCGGCCTGCTGGTGGCCCTGGTCAAGCTGCGCGACATCGCCCAAGTGATGCCGGGGCTGGCGTTTTATGCCTTCTTTCTGCTGGTGTTCGTGCTGGCCACCACGGCCACCCTGCTGGATCGCTTTCATCTCTGGCGCCTGGTGGCCCACCCGGAGCGGCTGCAATGACCCGGGCGCTGGATCAGGGCCTGGTGGCCTGCGCCATCTGCGCCACCCTGGATGCCCAGGGCCGCGCCCATTGTCAGCGCTGTGGTGCGCCCCTGCACCCGCGCAAGCCGGACAGCCTCGCCCGCAGCTGGGCCTATCTGCTGGCGGCCCTGGTGCTCTATCTGCCGGCCAATCTGCTGCCGGTGATGACGGTGATCTCCCTCGGCCGGGGCGAGCCCAGCACCATCCTATCCGGCGTGGTGCTGCTCTGGCACGAGGGCATGTGGCCCCTGGCCCTGCTGATCTTCGTCGCCAGCGTATTCGTGCCGGTGCTCAAGCTGATCATCCTCGCCTATCTGCTGCTCTCGGTGCAGCGTGCTTCCCTGGCCCGACCCAGGGACCGCACCCGGTTGTTTCGCCTGACCGAGTTCGTCGGTCGCTGGTCCATGGTGGATATCTTCGTCGTGGGCATCCTGGTAGCCTTGGTGCAGCTGGGCGAGGTGGCGCGCATCGAGGCGGGCATGGGGGCCAGCTTTTTCGCCGCCGTGGTGGTACTGACCATGCTCGCCGCCGAGGCCTTCGACCCGCGCCTGATCTGGGATCGCCTTGCCCCTAACTGACAGGACGCAGAGGATGCAGAGAAGCATGAGGCAGCCCCGTCGCCCGTCGCTTAGTTATTTCTCCAGTAATATGCGGTTTGTAACCACAAAATGAACGACTTACATGAGCTTGCCGCAAGCCCCTTGCAGACCAAACAGCGGGGGCCTTCCCTGATCTGGCTGGTGCCCCTGCTGGCGCTGTTGATCGGGGCCTGGATTGCCTGGCAGGACTGGAGCCAGCGCGGGCCGGAGATCGAGATCCTGTTTCAGGACGTCAAGGGCCTGGAGGAGGGCAAGAGCAAGATCCGTTACCGCAGCCTGGAGGTGGGCCTGATAACCGCCCTGGAGCTGACCGATGACCTACGCCAGGTACGGGTCCGCGCCCAGCTGAAAAAGGGCGCCGAACGCTACCTGTCCAGTGACAGCCGCTTCTGGGTGGTGCGCCCCCGGGTGGCCCTGGGCCAGGTCTCTGGGCTGGAGACCCTGCTCTCCGGCAGCTTCATCGAGATGGATGCGGGCAATGGCCAGGCCGATGATCAACGAGCCTTTGTCGGCCTGGAGCAGCCGCCGGCGGTGTCCATCCACGAGCCTGGACAGGTATTTGGCCTCTATGCCGACCGGCGCGGCTCGGTCTCCATCGGCAGCGGGGTGTTCTACCGTAATATTCAGGTCGGCCTGGTCAAGGACCTGAGCCTGAGGCCGGAGAAGCAGCGCGTGGAGTTCGAGATCTTCCTGCGCCAGCCGTTTGACCGGCTGGTAACCGAGAATACGGTGTTCTGGAACGCCGGTGGCTTCAACCTCAGCCTGGGGGCCGAGGGGGTGGAGTTGGCCATAGAGTCCCTGGAATCCCTGGTCAGCGGCGGCATCGCCTTTGGCCTGCCCAAGGGGGTGGAGGCCGGCGCGCCGGTGGCCGATGGTGCCTTGTTCGAACTCTATGCCTCGGAGACCCTGGCGGCCCGCCAGCGCAATCGGGAGAGCACTCGCTATGTGCTCTACTTTACCGATTCGGTGCGCGGTCTGGCGGTGGGGGCACCGGTGGAATTCAGCGGCATCCGCCTAGGCGAGGTGCTGAGCATAGGCGCCGAGTACGACAGCGACAGCCTGGAGATCCGCATCCCGGTGACCATAGAGATCGAGCGCGGTCGCTTCCGCCCCACCGGGGGCAACCCGGAACAGAGCGCGGATGAGCGGCTGGTGCTCCAGGCCCTGGTGGAGCGCGGCCTGCGCGCCTCGCTCAAGAGCGGCAATCTGCTCACCGGTAGTCAGTTTGTCGATCTGGTGTTCATGCCCGAATCCGATCAGCAGGCGGCCCCGGCCGGGGTGGAGCCGCCCCATCCGGTGATCCCCACGGTCTCCACCGGCTTCAATCTGCTGCAACAGCGCATCACCTCCCTAGTGGCGCGGCTGGATCAGCTGCCGATCGAGCGCATCGGCGCCAATCTGGACAAGTCCATGCTGGAGTTGAATACCTCCCTGGTCAGCCTGAACGCCGTGCTCAAGCCCTTTGGCGAGCGCTCCGCACCCATGGCCCAGGCCCTGGAGCGGACCCTGGAGCGTACCAGCAAGGTTATGGCCAGCGCCGACAAGACCCTCAACCCCAATTCCCAGTTGCAGACCCAGCTGCTCAAGGCACTGGAAGAGTTCAGCGCCGCCTCCAAGGCGATCCGCGATCTGTCACGCTTTATCGAACGCAACCCCCAGGCCCTGCTGCTGGGCAAGTAATGACTGTGAAACAATATTGCCGCCTGTCAATCTGGGAACCCCGAGCGCTGGCTAGGAGGTGCAACGGGGTAGCCATGTCCAACGGCAACCCCGGATTCCGCTGCACAGGGATGCGCGAGTGTCCCCTGGGGCACGGATGCAGGAGGTAGGACGACGCAGGATGCCAAAGCCGAGGACGCCGACAGGGACCGCTTCACTCCATCCGGCTACTTCTTCCTCATTCTTCTCTGTGATCTCGGCAACTGCTCCTGCGTTGCTCTACCTCCCCACATCCTGTGGGTCGTCTGTGTCTCTGTGGCTTAACTGAGGAATATAGGTTCAATGACGGCTAAGACAAGGGATCTACCCGACAGCAACGCGATCTCTGGCGTCGCATATCGGCTTGGCTTGCCCCATTTGCTGCTGGGCCGTCTGGCCGATGACTGGCTGCTGAAGGAGGCCGGTCATCTGCATTGGCAGGCGCTCTGCGCCGATCTGGCCACCCCTTCCCATGAGCTGAAAAACCAGCAAGGGCAGCGGCTGTTGTCCAGTTTTCTGCGTGTGCGCTATGAAAGCAGCGCGGGGCTGGATGGCTTTGGTGAAAACGATCTGCTGCAGGTGGCCGGGG
This is a stretch of genomic DNA from gamma proteobacterium SS-5. It encodes these proteins:
- a CDS encoding paraquat-inducible protein A, whose amino-acid sequence is MTRALDQGLVACAICATLDAQGRAHCQRCGAPLHPRKPDSLARSWAYLLAALVLYLPANLLPVMTVISLGRGEPSTILSGVVLLWHEGMWPLALLIFVASVFVPVLKLIILAYLLLSVQRASLARPRDRTRLFRLTEFVGRWSMVDIFVVGILVALVQLGEVARIEAGMGASFFAAVVVLTMLAAEAFDPRLIWDRLAPN
- a CDS encoding glutamine amidotransferase; this encodes MKTAIAVRHLCFEDLGSFAAVLAERGIALRYLQAGVDDLSTLDPTAADVLLLLGGPIGACDEQDYPFLNDELRLLQGRLKAGRATLGICLGAQLMARALGARVYPGVAKEIGWGPLQLTDAGCSSPLMHLDAARTSMLHWHGDTFDLPEGASLLASTDLCRNQAFSWGDKALALQCHPEAAWAQMEPWFIGHSVELAAAGLSIPQLRADSARHGPRLEAQGRRFFAEWLEGLGL
- a CDS encoding MCE family protein is translated as MNDLHELAASPLQTKQRGPSLIWLVPLLALLIGAWIAWQDWSQRGPEIEILFQDVKGLEEGKSKIRYRSLEVGLITALELTDDLRQVRVRAQLKKGAERYLSSDSRFWVVRPRVALGQVSGLETLLSGSFIEMDAGNGQADDQRAFVGLEQPPAVSIHEPGQVFGLYADRRGSVSIGSGVFYRNIQVGLVKDLSLRPEKQRVEFEIFLRQPFDRLVTENTVFWNAGGFNLSLGAEGVELAIESLESLVSGGIAFGLPKGVEAGAPVADGALFELYASETLAARQRNRESTRYVLYFTDSVRGLAVGAPVEFSGIRLGEVLSIGAEYDSDSLEIRIPVTIEIERGRFRPTGGNPEQSADERLVLQALVERGLRASLKSGNLLTGSQFVDLVFMPESDQQAAPAGVEPPHPVIPTVSTGFNLLQQRITSLVARLDQLPIERIGANLDKSMLELNTSLVSLNAVLKPFGERSAPMAQALERTLERTSKVMASADKTLNPNSQLQTQLLKALEEFSAASKAIRDLSRFIERNPQALLLGK
- the thiS gene encoding sulfur carrier protein ThiS → MNIVLNGEALEVEAGSSLAQLVEAQGLTGKRIAVEVNAQLVTRSEHVGYQLQEADRVEIVQAIGGG
- a CDS encoding paraquat-inducible protein A: MHEPQASGLSRDDLDGLIACPYCDLLHRVEPLERHRLARCCQCGAALYQGGPLQLDKLMAWSVTALVLLIIANSFPILRLSAAGREAEVSFFEAVLGFADREMWLLALVVFLTSMAIPLFRIGSLMLVIALAWLGRLRPGRLAHLLRWHGELGPWSMLEIYLLGLLVALVKLRDIAQVMPGLAFYAFFLLVFVLATTATLLDRFHLWRLVAHPERLQ
- the fabD gene encoding ACP S-malonyltransferase; the protein is MGEALFTAFPDLVAVADRVLGYSIRQLCLQDADDLLGQTRYTQPALFVVNALAYRQHLASGAAPPDYLAGHSLGEYSALFAAGVFDFATGLQLVAKRGELMSQAVGGGMAVVLGLTEAQVQAVIGECAPLRLELANYNSPTQFVLAGPRQDVLQAQALFLQRGASLYRVLNVSGAFHSSLMDAARTEFEAYIRNFSLAPPRIPVISNLQARPYPAERLAETLAAQINSPVRWADSMRYLLGESVGQFIELGPGKVLTRLMDAIQREAATVPQTAAPQQAAPNGPSGRISAASLGSPAFKADYRLDYAYVVGGMYQGVASKELVADVAKSGMLAFFGTGGLPPQTIEEAVIHLQRELAGRTFGVNLLCNAAEEAVVDILLRHRVRCVEAAAFIQMTPALVKYRLLGLRRDARGETVSDHLVLAKLSRSEVATHFLSPAPEPLVRQLLARGEISAEQAELAAHYPMADHICAEADSAGHTDQANIYALLPSICRLRDRMVAEKGYSRTICVGAAGGIGTPEAAAAAFILGADFILTGSINQCTLEAATSELVKDLLQQANVQDTDYAPAGDMFELGAKVQVLRRGVFFPARANKLYALYRHHESLDEIAPKTREQIEQGYFKISFAEIYEQLKGVYPAEEIRRAEENPKHKMALVFGWYFWASSRFALQGVTERKVDFQIHCGPAMGAFNQWVKGSELEPWRKRHAGDIGRRIMAGAAEVLNQRYQAFI